The genome window GGCACCAGGATTCACGCCTGGCCGGTTGCTCCAATATAACGACATCGAAGACAGCGGACTGGTTTCAGTGGGCGACAGCGTTCGCATCCCGCTTGCCTGGCTGAAACGCCAACCCGACCCTGCACGGGTTACGTCGATCTCCGGAACAGTCCAGTTCATTTCCGGCACCGATGGCCGCAAGCGACCATTGACCCGCGACACCCTGATTCGTGTCGGCGATGAGATATTCTCCAGCTCTGGCACAGCAACCGTTGAGTTGGCCGATGGCTCCAAAGTGAGGATTTCGCCTCACTCCCGCCTCGCCTTCAACCGCCTTACCCAATACGGCAAATCCGGCATGGTGGACATCCGCCTGCGCCTGAACAAGGGCGAAGTGCATACCCGGGTGAAACCGGTCATTGAGGGCGGCGCCCGATTCGAGATATCAACGCCGTCTGCGGTCGCAGCCGTGCGCGGTACCGCATTCGCCATACAAACCTCACGCAAAGGCACCAGCCTCCAGGTAACCCAGGGGATTGTTGACTTTGGTGCCCCTGGAAAAACCCGCCGCATACCCGCCGGATACAGCGCGAGCGTCTCTACCAAGAGTAACACTGGACTCAAAATCCGCCGCCTGCCTCCGGCACCGGACATGAATCCGCTACCGACGACGCTCGAGCAGCTTCCGGCTGAATTAACCTGGACGCCGAGCCCGGCCCAGATGCATCGCCTGGATATCTTCGAAATGGAGAGCGGTCGATGGGTCGAGAGCCGGAAGATAAAAGGTAACAGCTTCGACATCAGCATGCTGGACAACGGCGACTACGAAGTCCACCTGGCGGCCCTGGATAACCGCGGAACAGCAGGCATGCCTTCTGTCATGCCATTTGAGATTGATCTTCAGGCACGAACCGCAAACCTGGTTTCACCGGTCGATGGCGGCATCGCGAACGATGACATGCCGGAATTCCAGTGGCGCCTGAATGGCAGCAACGAAGTTGCGCGGGTAGAAATTGCCGAGGACGACAGCTTCCGGGAACTTGTTACTACCAGCGAATGGGCCCCTGAAACGTCCGCCCTGCCCTCAAAGCCGTTGAGTCCAGGCCAGTATTATTGGCGCGTAGTGACCGAGGCCGGCGGTAACTCGGTAGCCACCACCGAACCACGCAAGCTGGTGGTTAATGGCAGCCTGCCGCCAGTCCGGATTATCAGTGTAAACTACGTAAACAGCCAGGTTCGGGTGTTCTGGGGGAATGTAGATACAGCCAAAGAGTACCGGCTTCAGCTTTCGGAAGAGCCCGGATTTAAAAACATTATTAAGGAAGCAACCCTGGCCGATACCACAGCGGCCTTGCGTCTTATTCCCGGAAGACGGTATTTTGTGCGGCTGAAGGCTCTTACCGAAGGCCCACTGACAAGCCGCTGGGGGCCAGGGAGGGAACTGTACCTCGAATAACCCATTGATCGACCATGACAGATAGCAGGGCTCATGAACCGGGATTGGCTACCAATTAAAACGACTCCCTGGACTCTGGGCCTCACTCTGCTGGCACTCCTCCTGATCATCCAGACTTCCGCATTGCCCCGGCAGCTGGATTTCTGGCTGCTCGACGAAGCCATGACCTCATATCCGCCAGCCCCCTCTGAGGATGTTGTCCTGGTCGCCATTGACGAACTCAGCCTTGACCGACTCGGCCGATGGCCGTGGCGGCGGAATATCCACGCCGAGTTGATCACAAAGCTCAGGGAAGCAGGTGCCAAAACGATCGTTTTCGACATACTCTTCTCCGAGCCCTCCCCGGATGATCCCGAGCTCGCTGCAGCGATGAAAGCTCACGGCGATGTCATTCTCCCTGTTTACCTGTCGCCACCCACTTCAAACTACCTTTTGAGCGAACAACTCCCTGCCGCGCCGCTCGCTTCAGCAGCCTCCGGCCTGGGCCATGCCCACGTTGAGCTGGATGTCGATGGCGTTGCCCGCGGTCTTTATCTTTTTAACGGCCTCGGCAAACAACTCTGGCCCAGCCTTTCGTTGGCGGCCAACGGCGAGAAACCTCGAAATCCGGAGGTGCCCCAAGCCCCTTCCTTCGTGAATGTTCGCGACGATTATCACATCACCCCCCTCTCCGGAGGCTCCGGGGCATTGCCAACCCACTCTTACGTGCACGTACTCAACCAGCCGCCGGCGCCAGCGTTATTCAAAGGGAAAACCGTGTTTATTGGCGCGACCGCCCCGGGGTTTGGAGACATTCTGCCAACGCCATTCTCGGGACTGAGCCGGCCGATGTCCGGCGTAGAGTTTCACGCAAACACCTTCTCGGCATACAGCCAGGACCTCCTCATCAGCCCGGCTCCAGCTTGGATGTCACCGGCACTAACCCTGCTTACCATCATTTTCATGGCACTCGTCCTGCCTCGAATGCGCCCCGCCAGAACGCTCGTCGCCTGTTTTGCAGTGGTGGCAGTCCTGCTGGGGGGTTACCTCGCAGAGTTGTTTGGAGCAAGGCTCTGGATACCAATCGCAAATGCCCTGATCGTTCCCTTTCTGGCATTCCCGATTTCCAGCGGGCTTCGCCTCGCAATGACCAACCAGTTCCTCAACAGACAGCTGGACGACCTGGCCCGAAGTCCACAAGTGGCGCTTCCGGAGCCATCACGCAGGCATCCAACCCAATTGCTTGAACATTTCCAGGCATTGTTTCAACCCAGAGGGTGGCTTTTGCAACAGGGGCAGGACACTCTGTCCGCAAAAGACATGAGCCCTGAGGACATTCCGGAAAACCTCCAACCGGGCGATTGGCTGCACAGGAGCAACCAGAGCTGGGTCAAGGTTTTCCGGGGGGATGCCTCATACATCCTCGGTCTGATACTGCCAAACGATCTGAGCCGCGAGGCCATTCAGCGCTATCTCAGCAGACTTAAACTGGAAAGCCCCGAAACAGGCGACAAGGCAAATAAGCCCAGCGAAAACATATCGGCCCGGATAGAGAGGGTGCGGATCGCCACCGAGCGAATGAATCACATGCAGCAATTCATCCGCCGCAGTTTTGAGCGCATGCCGGACGGGGTCATCGTAACCGATGAACTGGGCGTGATCCGCTTTGCCAATGGTCATATCGAAGAGTGGTTTCAGGAGCCCATGCCCAGCCTCGGCGGCCTTCCACTCGCCCGCCTCCTCGATGGGCACGATCCAAGGGATACGCCCCCCTGGCATGAGACCGTTTCCGACACTCTGACGCTGTTACAGAGCCGAACCGTTGACCTGCGTATCCGGAGCAAGGATTTTCTGATCCACTTTGCGCCGTTTGCGCTGCCTGAAAGCAAACAGCATGGCATCATCGCCAACATTTCAGACATTTCAGAGCTGCGTGAACAACAGCGTCAGCACCGGGAAGCCATCGACTTTATTTCCCACGACGTGCGCTCTCCACTGGTATCCCAGCTAGCCCTGATCGAACAGCTGAAACGGGACCCCAGCCATATCGAGAAGGGTCAGCTTGACCAACTGGGCCGACTGGCCCGGCGCAGTTACCATCTGGCGGAAGAATTTGTTCAGCTTGCACGTGCAGAGCAACTTACAGAGACACGGTTCTACGAGTGTGAGTTCCTGGCGATCGTAGAGAACGCCCGGGACAGCGTCAGCGAGCAGGCTGCCGAGAAGGGGATCCACCTGCGGCTCCAGGGCACCGAAGATCTATGGCTTCGAGGTAATGCAGAGCTGCTGGAACGCGCAGTAATCAACCTGTTGACCAATGCTGTCCAGTACAGCCCGCCGGACTCAACCGTCGACATTCAGGTCTTTCCAGCCGGACACCAGGCCTTCCTGACGATAGCGGATGAGGGCAGCGGCATCGACCAGGAAGAACTGCCCCACCTGTTCGACCGATATCGGCGCCAGAAAAGCAGCGAACTGGCGGGCATACACGGAACGGGGTTGGGCCTGTCTTTTGTAAAGATTGTGGTGGAGAAACATCGGGGGGAAATATCGGTTACATCAACACCGGGCGATGGCTCTGTGTTCACCCTGAAGCTTCCGATTGAAAATCACATGGCCTGAGACTACATCGCTTCAGGCAGTTGCGGGAACCAAACTACGATTGGATCGACTTGCTGACCACCTCTGACGGCGCACTTATCAAACCGTTGGTATCCTGAACCTGAATAGTGAAGTACCAGGTGCCGTTATCCAGCCCATTAACTTCATAGGACATCTCGGCTTCTGCCTGCGCGTTGACTACAATCACTTTCTCGGTCAGGTTTCCGGCATCGTGACCATAACGAATCACGTACTGGTCCAGCTCCGCCATCGGAATACTTTCACCGTTTACTCGCTTCAGTGGCGCACTCCAGCTCAACACGGCAGAAGATCCGGAGCTGGCAGAACCACCCCCACACCCTGCGAGCAGAATTCCAAGAACAAACGCGGCTATCCATGCCTGTGACAACTTCATGACGCGCTTCATATATCTCTTGCACCATTTTTTTGACGACATTAGGAATAGTAAAAAACGGTGCAGATTATGACTGTGAAGCTTGTCGGTTCTCTAGTTACGAAATTGTCAATTTTTCGTCAGCAAGCGGTAAGAAACCGTCTTATCTCCATGTTTTAACTCAATATTTTCACTTGAGTACGCTTAGGGGCGATTACAGTTCGTAACGGAAAGACCCTCAAAAGTAACAGTGAGAGGCAGAGAAGTTTTCTTCCAGCCAAAACGAAAAAAGGCAGATCAGTAAGAAACCGATCTGCCTTTCTCTTATATGGTAGCGGGGGCTGGATTCGAACCAACGACCTTCGGGTTATGAGCCCGACGAGCTACCAGACTGCTCCACCCCGCATCAAAACTGGTTGTCTTTCAGGGCATCCCTGATCAACGTGGCGCGCATGTTAAAGGCTGACGCCGGGTCTGTCAAAGGAAAATTCTGTTGTTTCGCAAACTTAGCGCTCCAGAATCGCCGTCACGCCCTGACCGCCAGCTGCACAGATCGAAATCAGGCCGCGACCGCTGCCTTTCTCTTCCAGCAGTTTTGCCAGGGTTGCCACAATGCGCCCGCCCGTGGCGGCAAACGGGTGACCGGCAGCCAGGCTGCTACCCTTGACGTTGAGCCTGCTTCTATCAACGCTACCCAGAGGCTTGTCCAGCCCCAGGCGCTCCTTGCAGAAGACAGGGTCCTCCCAGGCTTTCAGGGTGGATAGAACCTGCGCGGCAAAGGCCTCATGGATTTCGTAAAAATCGAAATCCTGCAGCGTCAGGCCCGCTTTCTCAAGCATCCGGGGCACTGCGTAGGCAGGGGCCATGAGCAGCCCCTCCTTTTTGTCCACAAAATCTACAGCAGCCACTTCCGAGAATGTCAGCCAGGCTCGTACCTTATGGTTGTTGGCCTTTGCCCATTCTTCGCTGGCAAGAAGCACGCAGGAAGCACCATCCGTGAGTGCTGTGCTGTTTGCGGCTGTCATGGTGCCATTCTCGCGATCAAAACACGGCTTTAGCGTGGCGAGCTTCTCCAGTGTGGTGTCCGGACGCAGAATATTGTCTTTCTCCAGCCCTGCCAGAGGGGTCATCAGATCTGCGAAGAAACCGTCTTCATAGGCCTGAGCCAGTTTCTGATGGCTTTCCAGAGCCAGTTGATCCTGATCCTCGCGGGAAATGTTCCATTCATGGGCCGTCACCTGGGCATGATCCCCCATGGACATGCCGGTGCGCGGCTCGCCGTTTTCAGGTATCTCCGGCACCAGGTGGCCAGGCCGGAAACGGCCCAGAATTTTCAGACGCTCACTGACCGTTTTCGCCCGATTCAGGTCCAGCAGAATTTCACGTAACCCCTCACCCACCCCAATAGGGGCGTCAGAGGTGGTGTCGGCGCCACCAGCAATACCACACTCTATCTGACCGAGTGCAATCTTGTTGGCGACCAGAATGGCGGCTTCCAGACCGGTGCCGCAAGCCTGCTGAATATCGTAAGCAGGCGTTTCCAGCGCCAGGCCACAACTCATCACTGACTCACGAGTCAGATTGAAATCCCGGGAATGCTTGATAACCGCACCGGCTGCCACCTCCCCCATGCGCTGACCCTGAAGACTATATCGGTCAACCAGGCCCCGTAGGGTGGATGTCAGCAACTCCTGGTTACTGACCTTGCTATAGGCAGTGTTCGACTTGGCAAAAGGAATACGGTTGCCGCCGATAATCGCAACGCGGCGGATACCCCGGGAGGAAGCTGCTGGCTTCTTTTGGGTGGTTTTCGGTGCCTGTGCCATGATGAGTTCCTGTTTTGAAATAATGTCTATATCGGGCCAGTCTATCCTGAAAGGCTATACGCTCATTGGCAGCGCTGACAACGCGCCCCAGGCATTGAGTCAATCCAAAAACTGGCGGATTCTTTAACCTGTAGGTCACTTACACCCAATGCTCTATAAACAACCACAAGGAAGAACCTATGTCTGACCTCTACCTTAGACTCGTCAACACTCCGGTCGGCAAGACGGCCGCGCAGTCGCTCGGCCTGCCAGCTCCGGTCCCACTCAAGCGCCTGAAGCGCGTAGACCAGCCCTTTATTGAAGGCGACGTACTGATTGGCGCCGCAGCCGGTGGCAAGGCCGTTGCAGCGCTGGGAAGCATCCTGGGTGCCAGTGCAGCAACACTTCATCATGCCAGTGGTACGGAGTCACTGAAAGACTCTTCCAAGGCCGTAAACAAGGCCAAGCCCCTCGAATTGACCGGGGATATCGATCAGAAATTTTCTGCCCTGGTATTTGACGCCACCGGCATCAAAAGCCCCGATGACCTCCGCGCCCTGTACGACTTCTTTCACCCCACCATCAAGAAACTGGGGACCAACGCCCGCATCCTGGTCATTGGCCAGGACCCACAGACCTGCCGGAATGCTCCTCAGGCAGCAGCGCAGCAGGCTCTGGAAGGTTTCGTTCGAAGCGCTGGCAAGGAAGTCGGAAAGAAAGGCGCTACAGCCAACCTGCTGTGGATGGCCCCCGGGGCAGAGAAACAACTGGATTCCAGTGTACGCTTCTT of Marinobacter sediminum contains these proteins:
- a CDS encoding FecR family protein, giving the protein MRKTGFWLRIVRALCSPVLFALALSAHAELSVTQGSATSRSDSANNTTPEWTYTLRPGETFSEVSRDLLAPGFTPGRLLQYNDIEDSGLVSVGDSVRIPLAWLKRQPDPARVTSISGTVQFISGTDGRKRPLTRDTLIRVGDEIFSSSGTATVELADGSKVRISPHSRLAFNRLTQYGKSGMVDIRLRLNKGEVHTRVKPVIEGGARFEISTPSAVAAVRGTAFAIQTSRKGTSLQVTQGIVDFGAPGKTRRIPAGYSASVSTKSNTGLKIRRLPPAPDMNPLPTTLEQLPAELTWTPSPAQMHRLDIFEMESGRWVESRKIKGNSFDISMLDNGDYEVHLAALDNRGTAGMPSVMPFEIDLQARTANLVSPVDGGIANDDMPEFQWRLNGSNEVARVEIAEDDSFRELVTTSEWAPETSALPSKPLSPGQYYWRVVTEAGGNSVATTEPRKLVVNGSLPPVRIISVNYVNSQVRVFWGNVDTAKEYRLQLSEEPGFKNIIKEATLADTTAALRLIPGRRYFVRLKALTEGPLTSRWGPGRELYLE
- a CDS encoding CHASE2 domain-containing protein — encoded protein: MNRDWLPIKTTPWTLGLTLLALLLIIQTSALPRQLDFWLLDEAMTSYPPAPSEDVVLVAIDELSLDRLGRWPWRRNIHAELITKLREAGAKTIVFDILFSEPSPDDPELAAAMKAHGDVILPVYLSPPTSNYLLSEQLPAAPLASAASGLGHAHVELDVDGVARGLYLFNGLGKQLWPSLSLAANGEKPRNPEVPQAPSFVNVRDDYHITPLSGGSGALPTHSYVHVLNQPPAPALFKGKTVFIGATAPGFGDILPTPFSGLSRPMSGVEFHANTFSAYSQDLLISPAPAWMSPALTLLTIIFMALVLPRMRPARTLVACFAVVAVLLGGYLAELFGARLWIPIANALIVPFLAFPISSGLRLAMTNQFLNRQLDDLARSPQVALPEPSRRHPTQLLEHFQALFQPRGWLLQQGQDTLSAKDMSPEDIPENLQPGDWLHRSNQSWVKVFRGDASYILGLILPNDLSREAIQRYLSRLKLESPETGDKANKPSENISARIERVRIATERMNHMQQFIRRSFERMPDGVIVTDELGVIRFANGHIEEWFQEPMPSLGGLPLARLLDGHDPRDTPPWHETVSDTLTLLQSRTVDLRIRSKDFLIHFAPFALPESKQHGIIANISDISELREQQRQHREAIDFISHDVRSPLVSQLALIEQLKRDPSHIEKGQLDQLGRLARRSYHLAEEFVQLARAEQLTETRFYECEFLAIVENARDSVSEQAAEKGIHLRLQGTEDLWLRGNAELLERAVINLLTNAVQYSPPDSTVDIQVFPAGHQAFLTIADEGSGIDQEELPHLFDRYRRQKSSELAGIHGTGLGLSFVKIVVEKHRGEISVTSTPGDGSVFTLKLPIENHMA
- a CDS encoding fibronectin type III domain-containing protein; the protein is MKLSQAWIAAFVLGILLAGCGGGSASSGSSAVLSWSAPLKRVNGESIPMAELDQYVIRYGHDAGNLTEKVIVVNAQAEAEMSYEVNGLDNGTWYFTIQVQDTNGLISAPSEVVSKSIQS
- a CDS encoding acetyl-CoA C-acetyltransferase, yielding MAQAPKTTQKKPAASSRGIRRVAIIGGNRIPFAKSNTAYSKVSNQELLTSTLRGLVDRYSLQGQRMGEVAAGAVIKHSRDFNLTRESVMSCGLALETPAYDIQQACGTGLEAAILVANKIALGQIECGIAGGADTTSDAPIGVGEGLREILLDLNRAKTVSERLKILGRFRPGHLVPEIPENGEPRTGMSMGDHAQVTAHEWNISREDQDQLALESHQKLAQAYEDGFFADLMTPLAGLEKDNILRPDTTLEKLATLKPCFDRENGTMTAANSTALTDGASCVLLASEEWAKANNHKVRAWLTFSEVAAVDFVDKKEGLLMAPAYAVPRMLEKAGLTLQDFDFYEIHEAFAAQVLSTLKAWEDPVFCKERLGLDKPLGSVDRSRLNVKGSSLAAGHPFAATGGRIVATLAKLLEEKGSGRGLISICAAGGQGVTAILER